In Providencia hangzhouensis, the DNA window CATAGGTAGGAATAGTGGTTACTGTGTTGTCCCAATTACGGACTTTTACCGTAGTTAAACCAATATCGACCACCGCGCCATCAGCACCGTATTTAGGCATTTCTAACCAATCGCCAATGTTAACCATGTTGTTGGCTGAAAGTTGTATACCAGCAACTAACCCCATGATAGGGTCTTTGAACACTAGCATCATGACCGCTGTCATTGCACCAAGACCGCTGAGAATAATCAGAGGCGATTTGCCTATTAATAGCGCAATGATCATGATGCCAATTAGAATTGTGGCAATCAGTTTAAGACTTTGAAATATTCCTCTAAGAGGTAAATGCGCGGTTTTAGCCGCACGTTGGAGTACACCCAGTATAATATCAAGAACAGAGTAAAGGGTTAGTAAGCCAAATAATAGGCACCAAGCCTGTGAGCCGACCTTTAGAACGGCTTGTGCAGTCGAGCCTGAATGTAACCATAGCGTAGCTTGGATATTGACAACAACACCTTGTATAACAAATGCAAAGCGATTAAAAAGATTATGTTGAGTTATTAAATGAATCCAAGTTCCTGCACTTTTTTGCCCGCGCTTTTCGAGTTGAGGAAGTAATATTTTATGCAGAATTAAGTGTAATACGCAGGCGACGATTAGAATTAAACCGAGCACCATAAGTAAAGAGGCGAGGTTAGCGTAATCTTGGTTGAACTGACGTACCCAGTCTAGCAGTTGCTGCTGCATGGTTTCTCCTTCTTGAGGGTGTTAGGAACAATGGTTTATAAAAATATTCGGTTTATAAAAATATTCGATAGTTTAAAGACCTTATCATATTCACAATGAAAATTCATGGCGAACAATATTAAACTCCGTCTTAATTCTTATTGTTAGTTCTAAGTATTGTGCAGTATATGAATGCAATATTAATGACAATAAAGGTCATTATAAAGGAGCGGGTTCGTTAATTTGATTAGTTATGTAACATTTACATAACATTACATGTGATAAGGATTTTCTGATTGTGAGTCTTCATAACTAAGCATAATGTTCT includes these proteins:
- a CDS encoding mechanosensitive ion channel family protein: MQQQLLDWVRQFNQDYANLASLLMVLGLILIVACVLHLILHKILLPQLEKRGQKSAGTWIHLITQHNLFNRFAFVIQGVVVNIQATLWLHSGSTAQAVLKVGSQAWCLLFGLLTLYSVLDIILGVLQRAAKTAHLPLRGIFQSLKLIATILIGIMIIALLIGKSPLIILSGLGAMTAVMMLVFKDPIMGLVAGIQLSANNMVNIGDWLEMPKYGADGAVVDIGLTTVKVRNWDNTVTTIPTYALISDSFKNWKGMTESGGRRIKRSVRLDASSVHFLTSEEIAYCIKANLLEPYIEQKISEIQVFNSSLPDDKAIPLNQRRLTNIGTFRAYIEAYLKSHPNIHKNMTIMVRQLESDSNGIPIEIYAFTNTTVWVEYERIQSDIFDHIFSILPQFNLMVHQSPTGNDVRMIGYSPEK